Proteins from a genomic interval of Streptomyces sp. NBC_00820:
- the idi gene encoding isopentenyl-diphosphate Delta-isomerase, giving the protein MPITPATETHSSSNGATEAILLELVDESGVTIGTAEKLAAHQPPGQLHRAFSVFLFDEQGRLLLQQRALGKYHSPGVWSNTCCGHPYPGEAPFAAAARRTYEELGVSPSLMAQAGTVRYNHPDPASGLVEQEYNHLFVGLVQASLAPDPEEIGATAFVTAAELAERHAREPFSAWFMTVLDAARPAIRELTGPHAGW; this is encoded by the coding sequence ATGCCGATCACACCTGCCACCGAGACGCACAGCTCGTCGAACGGCGCCACAGAGGCGATTTTGCTGGAACTGGTCGACGAGAGCGGCGTGACGATCGGCACCGCTGAGAAGCTCGCCGCCCACCAGCCGCCGGGACAGCTGCACCGGGCGTTCTCGGTGTTCCTCTTCGACGAGCAGGGCCGGCTGCTGCTCCAGCAGCGGGCGCTCGGCAAGTACCACTCCCCCGGTGTGTGGTCCAACACGTGCTGCGGCCACCCCTACCCCGGCGAGGCACCCTTCGCGGCGGCGGCCCGGCGGACGTACGAGGAGCTGGGCGTCTCGCCGTCGCTCATGGCCCAGGCGGGCACGGTCCGCTACAACCACCCGGACCCGGCCTCGGGCTTGGTCGAGCAGGAGTACAACCACCTGTTCGTCGGCCTGGTGCAGGCCTCGCTCGCCCCGGACCCCGAGGAGATCGGCGCGACCGCCTTCGTGACGGCCGCCGAGCTCGCGGAGCGGCACGCCCGGGAGCCGTTCTCCGCCTGGTTCATGACCGTGCTGGACGCGGCCCGGCCGGCGATCAGGGAACTGACGGGCCCCCACGCGGGCTGGTAG